A single window of Nicotiana tomentosiformis chromosome 1, ASM39032v3, whole genome shotgun sequence DNA harbors:
- the LOC104086879 gene encoding viridiflorene synthase, with the protein MAQAALINNDEKIVRPVANFSPSLWGDSFHSFSVDNQVAEKYGQEIETLKEETRSMLGAACERSLAEKLNLIDTVERLGLAYHFEKQIEDMLDEIYKEDPNFEGHEYNDLYTCALQFRMLRQHGYNISPKIFSRFQDANGKFKESLSLSNDAKGLLSLYEASHVRIHGEDILEEALAFATAHLESATPHLKSPLSKQVTHALDQSLHKSIPRVETRHFISIYEEEELKNDVLLRFAKLDYNLLQILHKQELSQVSRWWKDLDFVTTLPYARDRAVECYFWTMGVYAEPQYSQARVMLAKTIAMISIVDDTFDAYGIVKELEVYTDAIQRWDISQIDRLPDYMKISFKALIDLYEDYEKELSTDGRSYVVHYAKERMKEIVRNYFVEAKWFIEGYMPPVSEYLNNALATSTYYLLTTTSYLGMKSAAREDFEWLATNPKILEANVTLCRVVDDIATYEVEKGRGQIATGIECYMRDYGVSTEVAMEKFQEMAEIAWKDVNEGILRPTPVSTEILTRILNLARIIDVTYKHNQDGYTHPEKVLKPHIIALLVDSIKI; encoded by the exons ATGGCCCAAGCTGCCCTCATTAACAACGATGAGAAGATTGTTCGTCCAGTTGCCAATTTCTCTCCAAGTCTTTGGGGTGACAGTTTCCATTCATTCTCTGTTGACAATCAG GTGGCAGAAAAATATGGTCAAGAGATTGAAACATTGAAGGAGGAAACAAGGAGTATGTTGGGAGCAGCTTGTGAAAGATCATTGGCTGAAAAGCTGAATCTGATAGACACTGTTGAGCGCCTTGGCTTAGCTTATCATTTTGAGAAACAAATAGAAGACATGTTGGATGAGATTTATAAAGAAGATCCAAACTTTGAAGGTCATGAGTACAATGATTTGTACACTTGTGCCCTTCAATTTCGAATGTTGAGACAACATGGTTACAATATCTCCCCAA AAATTTTCAGCAGATTCCAAGACGCAAACGGAAAATTCAAGGAGTCTCTTAGTCTTAGTAATGATGCAAAGGGTCTATTGAGCTTATACGAAGCTTCACATGTAAGGATTCATGGAGAGGATATTTTGGAAGAGGCACTTGCTTTTGCCACTGCTCATCTTGAATCTGCAACTCCACATTTGAAGTCACCTCTGAGTAAGCAAGTGACGCATGCCCTTGACCAATCTCTGCATAAAAGCATTCCAAGAGTGGAGACGCGTCACTTCATCTCCATCTACGAAGAGGAGGAACTGAAAAATGATGTGCTACTTCGATTTGCTAAATTAGATTACAACTTACTTCAGATTTTGCATAAACAAGAACTCAGCCAAGTATCAAG GTGGTGGAAAGATTTGGATTTTGTGACAACACTTCCATATGCTAGGGATAGAGCTGTTGAATGCTACTTTTGGACGATGGGGGTGTATGCTGAACCTCAATATTCTCAGGCTCGTGTCATGCTTGCTAAGACTATAGCAATGATTTCGATAGTAGATGACACATTCGATGCTTATGGCATTGTAAAAGAACTTGAGGTCTACACTGATGCCATACAGAG GTGGGATATTAGTCAAATTGATCGACTCCCAGACTACATGAAAATCAGTTTTAAGGCTCTTATAGACCTTTATGAAGATTATGAAAAGGAATTGTCAACAGATGGCAGATCCTATGTTGTCCACTATGCGAAAGAAAGA ATGAAGGAAATTGTGAGAAATTATTTTGTCGAAGCAAAGTGGTTCATTGAGGGATATATGCCACCTGTTTCTGAGTATCTTAACAATGCATTAGCTACTAGCACATATTACTTGCTAACTACAACATCCTACTTGGGAATGAAATCAGCTGCCAGGGAAGATTTTGAGTGGTTGGCTACCAACCCTAAAATTTTGGAAGCCAATGTAACATTATGTCGAGTTGTAGATGACATTGCCACATATGAG GTTGAGAAGGGTAGGGGCCAAATTGCAACAGGAATTGAGTGTTATATGAGGGATTATGGCGTATCAACAGAAGTAGCAATGGAAAAATTCCAAGAAATGGCTGAGATAGCATGGAAGGATGTGAATGAAGGAATTCTTCGACCAACTCCTGTTTCTACAGAAATTCTCACCCGTATTCTCAACCTCGCTCGTATTATAGATGTCACTTATAAGCACAATCAAGATGGATACACTCATCCAGAAAAGGTTCTAAAACCTCACATCATCGCTTTACTGGTGGACTCCATTAAAATCTAA
- the LOC138904742 gene encoding uncharacterized mitochondrial protein AtMg00810-like, with amino-acid sequence MFDYSLFYKKAEGSIVFVAVYVDDVLIIGTHLQEIESLKDFLHNTFKIKDLGRLHYILSLKVQYTYKGVLMSQKKFTMDILKEFGCIDFPLIASPLDSSVKMKADEGALLTDPSYYRMLIGKLNFLTNIRLEIAYSV; translated from the coding sequence ATGTTTGATTACTCGCTGTTCTATAAGAAAGCTGAAGGATCAATAGTGTTTGTAGCTGTCTATGTAGATGATGTTCTTATCATAGGTACTCACCTGCAAGAGATTGAGTCCTTGAAAGATTTTCTGCACAACACATTCAAGATAAAAGACCTGGGAAGGCTTCATTACATCCTAAGCTTAAAGGTTCAATACACATACAAAGGAGTTTTGATGTCACAAAAGAAGTTCACTATGGATATTTTGAAGGAGTTTGGTTGCATAGACTTTCCCCTTATAGCTTCTCCTCTAGACTCATCTGTGAAGATGAAAGCTGATGAAGGAGCCCTATTGACAGACCCTTCATATTATAGGATGCTGATTGGAAAACTCAACTTCCTTACTAATATCAGGCTAGAAATTGCTTATAGTGTATAA